GGCTACCGAAAATTTTTCAGCTTGTGGAGTTTCACCAATTTTCTCAGATACACGATTCACAATTTCGAAACTTGATGTACCGCTGTCTTCCAAATCGCGAAGAAGAACAAAAATATTTCCTGCATGTGAACCGGTTTCTTGCCCGTTGAAAGCCATTCCAACAGACATATATGTATAGTTTACAAAATCAACCGTGTCGCTTAATTCTTCTTTTAGTTCTTTGTTAACCTCCCAAATTGCATCATCGAATTTCTTAACATATTCAAAAGTAATTTTTTCTCCAGTACCTGGTTTAAACGCAACATCAATATTAAATTGGTCGAACGGAATACTTGGGAAAAATGTATATTGAATGAATCCACCCTGAAACAAACCGGCTGTGATAGTAAACAAGCCTAATGGCAAAAAAACCATTGCCCAGCGGAATTTTATGATTCTTATCAATAAAAATCCATAGATTTTCTCTTTTACATAATTAATTCCTTTGTCTAAGTTTCTTCTAATTTTCATTCCACGTCCTGAACGTCTCTCATGGCGTAGAACGTGGGGACTTGCGAGATGTGCAGGTAATACAAAAAATGCCTCAAAAAGCGAAAAGAATAAACTAAAAACTACAACAAATGCCATTTCAAACATAAATTCCATCATGCTTCCAAGCATAAATAATGGAGAAAATGCAACTATTGTTGTTGAAACTGAGGTTACTACAGCAGGAATCACCTCCATTGCTCCATCTATAGCAGCCCGCCTTGGACTTTTTCCTGCTTCGAAATGTGCAAAGATATTTTCAGCAATAACTATCCCATCGTCAACTAAAATTCCGATAACGAGTATCATTCCAAAAAGAGAAATCATGTTGATAGTAATTCCATAAATATTTGCAACCATAAACATAGCAAAAAATGAAGCCGGAATACCCCAGGCTACCCATAGCGAAAGTCTGAAATTAAGAAACAAACCAAGTGCAAGAATCACTAATATTAAACCAATACCACCATTGTCTCTTAAAAGCAATAGTCTTTGTTTAAGCATTTCAAGAAAGTCGTATGTAATATCAAGTTTCACTGCATCGTGTTTTGCATTAAACTCTGAAACATAGTTGTTTATATATTCTGAAATTGTACTTAAATCTTCGTTTGGCAATTTATTCACCTGAAACGAAACAGACTGTTTGCCGTTCATGAAAGATTCGCCAGGAACATCGGCAAATTGAACTTTAACTGTTGCTACATCTCTGATATGCAAAAAACTACCATTAGGATTTGCTCTCAGAATAATATCAGATATTTTTGCAGGATCAACGCTTCTCGACCTCGATCTAATAAGAATTTCTTCTTCATCAGATTTTATCATTCCGCCGGATAAGTCAATGTTGTTCTGAGCAATAGCATTTGCAATTTCGCTGAATGTAAGATTATATCTTAGCAAATTTTCTTCGGTAATTTCAACAGATATTTCCAAGTCAGGAAATCCGGTAATGGTCAATTGCGATACTATTCCAGAATTTAAAAAGTCATTTTCAATTTCTTCGGCAAGTTTTTGAAGTGTCATCAGATCGACATCGCCCGATAAACCCATAAAACCAGCCATCGTAATATTTCTTTGCTTATATACAATTGGTTTTTCGGAATTTGTAGGAAAAGAATTTATCGCATCAATAGCATTTTTCACATCCATTAATGTCTCGTCTAAATCGTAATCTCCTGTGGTTGTAATGGTTACAGTAGCGAAATTTTCCATAGAGGTAGAATTAATTTCTTTAATTCCGGTAATGCTCCTTATGGCTTCTTCAATTCGTGTGGTAATTCCTTCTTCCATTTCTATTGGCGAGGCTCCTGGATAGGCTACTGAAACGAAAATATTTTTTGAGGAAGTTTCAGGAAAAAATGACATTCTCATACTTGAGATGCTGATTATACCTCCAATTAGTAGAACGGCAATTATCAAATTTGCATAAAATGGATATTTTACGAATATTGTTACAAGTTTTCTCATTTATTAAGAGGATTAGTGATAAGTATTTGGAAATTAGAAATTAATAATTCAATTAATGATCTCATATTCGGTACCTTCAATGGGATTTACAAGTGCTTCTGCAACTATCTTAAGTCCCTC
The Bacteroidota bacterium DNA segment above includes these coding regions:
- a CDS encoding efflux RND transporter permease subunit, which produces MRKLVTIFVKYPFYANLIIAVLLIGGIISISSMRMSFFPETSSKNIFVSVAYPGASPIEMEEGITTRIEEAIRSITGIKEINSTSMENFATVTITTTGDYDLDETLMDVKNAIDAINSFPTNSEKPIVYKQRNITMAGFMGLSGDVDLMTLQKLAEEIENDFLNSGIVSQLTITGFPDLEISVEITEENLLRYNLTFSEIANAIAQNNIDLSGGMIKSDEEEILIRSRSRSVDPAKISDIILRANPNGSFLHIRDVATVKVQFADVPGESFMNGKQSVSFQVNKLPNEDLSTISEYINNYVSEFNAKHDAVKLDITYDFLEMLKQRLLLLRDNGGIGLILVILALGLFLNFRLSLWVAWGIPASFFAMFMVANIYGITINMISLFGMILVIGILVDDGIVIAENIFAHFEAGKSPRRAAIDGAMEVIPAVVTSVSTTIVAFSPLFMLGSMMEFMFEMAFVVVFSLFFSLFEAFFVLPAHLASPHVLRHERRSGRGMKIRRNLDKGINYVKEKIYGFLLIRIIKFRWAMVFLPLGLFTITAGLFQGGFIQYTFFPSIPFDQFNIDVAFKPGTGEKITFEYVKKFDDAIWEVNKELKEELSDTVDFVNYTYMSVGMAFNGQETGSHAGNIFVLLRDLEDSGTSSFEIVNRVSEKIGETPQAEKFSVAGRNTFGDPISISLLGENFAELNQAKGFLENEMRLMPTLTNITDNNAVGKQEVRLKLKPKAYFLGLNQISISNQVRQGFYGDQAQRLQDGRNELRVWVRYPKQDRLNIGQLEKMKIKTPAGNFPLSELAEYTIERGPVSIKRYNGQREIRVTAGVIDPLEPVPPLLGKIKTEIIPVLLEKFPSVRVDYLGQQKETNEAMGDLQKYFGIALLIIILIITVHFKSVSHALIIILMIPMGWLGAIWGHGFEGIPVSMLSTWGMVALSGVIINDAVVFLQKYNNLLLEGKKVLIAAQLAGKARFRAILLTTITTTVGLYPIILEKSFQAQFLRPMAVSLAYGVMIGTIFILLFFPALIVGINDVKVLIRWIRTGKKPSKESVTKAIIHKNVTVD